The segment GAGAAAGCAATGTTGTTATGGGCATTGTACCCTcgaaataaaaggccaaaaatcatagatgtggacaaagcctttggtcacatgatgaccttgaaagttggagaggtagatcctatggtcactgctgacataggtattaatatctcaaaattcaataaggctcaaATAAAACATGAGATAGTagagaagaataaatataaggccttatatgaggACTCTTAAAATAGGTGGGCACCcgatccctcaaattactgattcaggaggccactggaagaagaaatttgaaaaattagcttatgagcacactaagttgaagagggagatgaagagcgTCAGGGTTGGTACTACTTGTGTATTGATGAGTAAaagatatgacaatatggagaaggcGTTGGATGAATTCTGGGAAGTATattagaggaacatggacaatatggtttcaaacaccagaatttgagatagacttaacctgttgttacaagatgcattgactagggaaaaggtaaagaagaagGTTCAGGGTTTGCTCATCACACATGAGGAATTCACAAAGGAATTGAAATCTGAATTCGATGAGTGCCAACAAATTGTTCAGCATGGGGTTCCCCATTTGGTAGACGATGCAGGTGTAATTAAAGATAAGACTGTATGGCTTTTTGAGTGCAAATCTTTACTTACtgcagcccaagccattgccaagaCAAATATTCTTGATATGAACGACATGACCGATCAGTTCAAGAATATGTGATCAAGAACGTAGCCAAGGATGTGATATTCAACGCTACAACCTACAAAGATGCGGGCTATTTGTGGCATATTCAGAAGTGCGGACAGTGTCTGGATCGAAAGTCTTAgttcattttttagtttttgtaatgtaattgatgttttagttaAGCTATTTGGTTATTGTGCAGTTAGTTGTCTGGGATAATGAAAAGATGTGTCCTTTTGTATCTCTTAGTATatgtatttataatgagtcattttgtatgaaAAGGGCATCTAGGATTCAGAAAAAATATACTGCCTGGAAGGAccgcaagttatatgtattagggaagtctctAGAATGGAGAAGTATCTTTTTATGCAAACAAAttgtaatggagtattttcaagtgcaacttatgtatgcaatcatctcttaaggattaatatatgaaggttcattgtttctttttctaagtattgtgcatacttctgtgttgatgagttatctttgtcctcttgataaatctatcatATAATtttctatgatgtgccatcacatgttgttacattaagtGTGAGATTGGGTTTTTTATTGTTGTGTAACACATAccgaaaccttcatagttgatgattaatattgtctcaggagttgataagatttttgtccacaaagtgtcataataCCCCTAGATAGAGGCATTGGTccgttatttatcttttaaggtcttggttggccatgcattcaaggtccttgatagagaaacattcttcctaaATTCTATATGAATCGATCtttacatatttcttttaagtcctaaAAGCATCCTTATTCTCATTAtactatcataatcattttcatttcttgtcaaaggcattcacttaaagcacataataaagcataattgcagaacaacAATTTGCTAGTTTTTATAaattgctaaaaggcttaaatccactttaaataatctcttttgtgcttgagaggaagaggtatacccacctaggttcagtggagccttaagtgcagagggatttggtcttttaccatccctattcgttggccaggGCTAGTTGGATTatttgaggatttggcaaacccttaagttttccaatctgtggttttgggcactaacagattggcaactctgttggggagttgTGATAAGAAGTATTCAAAAATTCTAGTGGTTTCACTTCAGACTCTGCTAGAGGAAAGAGCCTGAAAGCTTAGTAAAAGATATTGTTCCTcataggaggtggcgactctacatgtaatacatgaataataattggtatgttgagaaaataaaagaaactcCTAGAAATTTGTCATTAAGATTTATGCAAGGGAGGAGGTCTCTgcacaaaggacaagaagatcttgttcagttgagtcccaagaaaaggaacaaagggaAAAGGTCAAACCTGGCATTTaaaggatataagagatttcctagtagggaggaagattcttcatctactGGCAAATCTCAGAATAaagaggaaaatcctttttataaaataaattcaaaggataatagacatagccatgatgagatcatgactGCTGAGGAACAGGAAGCAAAACAGTGGGATGATCTTATTCTTAAGATGGATGACATGAATGTTGATGATGCCAAGATGGTGAGGGCACGTAAAAGGCAACCAGATTGGGTGTTATAGAAAATAGgaatagagagaaataatatttcaagccccaagacaaacaaggtaggagaagagagaggtgaaacaagtagacaagtagttccaaaatatagtccccctcatatgagaagaatggACCAGCCTTTTTTAACCTATGATAACCCATTGGTAAGTGAaaatagaagatggagggatgtgcatagggatcaaagtgaagagagGCAAGAgaatggaagaaggaatggagatgggagaaatgatgggaaccagattaacacaaataggggtaaccatgTAGGAAATAATGGATGTGGCAGTAATCAAAATAATGGACATAATAAAGGTAACAATGGCAATTATGGAAGTGGAAATGGTGGAGGTAGGAATAGTAATAATGGTAATAATAATGGAAATAATAATGGGGGTGGAAAAAATGGTAATAATGGAAACTatggcaacaatggtggattcaatagaggaattTTGAACAATCAAAGCAACCATCATGTTGGCAGGCAACCCTTAATCATTGAAAGATACAGACAATTGGATTTCACTGGCATCGTTGGTTATCCAAATCAAATCACTAATGATTTGAGATTAGAAATCCCAAAATTCTCAGGAAATGGAGTTGATTCAGCAGAGCAGCATGtaattaatgtaaaaaatatcatcgaagaatttgagattcctcatgaagatgtattcatgaagttgtttgttcaatctttgacagaggatgcaggggaatggtatagaagccttcctgaCAGATGTATTTGCAGCTAGCAAGAATTTGTAATtctattcttggaagaatttggagatcacaatgatccttcatttgcatcccatgaattaacaagcataaggaagaatcaaaatgaatcagttgttgaatttaataaaacatttaataaagtattaaatagaatacccaaagatgttagaccagttgattcattttttattaacttttatttgagtgcttttgacagcaaaactcattatgagattttgtctcatagacctaacACTTTACAAGAAGCATTCAAAACAGCTGCTACTATTAAAAATAATAGGAAGGTGGCTGGGAaggttgctaagagagatgatccaaagttgtacaacTCTAGGATTCCTAGGAAAGATGATCTTactcaaatcatggacatgcttaaggacttAAAGGGTAAGCAAAATCATAATGAAAGACCACCATACAGGAACAATAAGCAAATAAGCTACAATAGGctgaggttgcatgacatgccatataacacaaattggaaagatggaaaaccagtaaaACCAAATACCAACAAAAAGACTCCTGGTCCACTAAAGAAAGCCACAAAGTTTGTAGAtgagtatccatggtgtgatgtatgtaatctGCCTCATGCTACAAAATAGTGCATGATTTCCCAGGGCTtgatagaagaagaagataaaaatgaggattatgaaccaacTGTGAATACCCTTTCATCTGATTCATATTGGGGAAGGAATGAGGATTtatctgaagaagaagaatattctgatgtgcatcaaagaaaagaaaatttgcaaTATAGTATACAACAaattttttctgatgatgatgaagatatccctgccttgagaaaattgtttcaggaggaagcagtgccttctttgagaaatctaactgaagaggagaagaaagtttTCACTATTGCAATTGTGGAACAAGTAAAAATGAATTACCAACTGAGGaataggaatgtaaataatgaGCAAGGAAAGCTAGCAGGCATCTTGCCCAAGGGCACAAAATCCGATGGAACCAATAGTAACACGGGCAAGGGCAAGGATGCGGGTGCCAAGAGAGGGACAAAACTGGAaaaaactaaacaaattgaaatgccaaaatTGGTCAAACCAGTCAAGAAGAAACAGACTAGTAAGACTTCTTCAAACTGTGGAACTTTCATGTCTCAAGCGTTGTCTCAAGTAAAATTTTCTATTCccttgcttgaagtgatgaaatttccaaaatATAAGGATGAGACCCTAAAGATTATATCAAATGTTGGTGAtataagaaaagatgtttctaggTTGAAAGAGGACCCTCCAGTGATCTACTTAGGCACATCTATCACAAAAAACCTCACACAAGTTGATCCATTCTATTTGacattgttaattaacaataaaatggtcaagaattgtatgatagattcaggggcaGCAATGAACATCATGCCTGAAGATGTCATGAGAGATCTCAGGAtgcatgttgacacaccttatggTAAGTGTTATGCCATGGAAAATAGGTCTGTACCTGTGGTGGGTATTATGAAAGAAGTAGAGTTCAGTTTTCCAACTTGCCCGAATACCACATATAAGACAGACATCATAGTGGTACAGGTTCCTACAACTATAGAATGTTGATGTCCATGCAATGGTAAAATTTAGTGGGTGGTCATGTTCAGCTCGATCTATCCTATGCTACTATTCCAGTCGAAGGGACAACAGTGAGGATAAACAGACAGCCAAGATCTCCATATCTCATAGAAGAGGTTGATCTTGATGAAGCAacctactttttccattcagatatggacaactttcaggtaagtatttctaaacctttagagaTCAATAAAGTtacacaaacagttaaacaaaatgaaaacttaatttggaaattatactttgatggtgcctgcagtaaggaaggaaatggagcaggagttgtacttatttcacctaatggaaaaaaaattaaatactctttcttgtcaacttttgaatgtactaataatgttgttgaatatgaggccctcttattaGGTCTTAAACTAGCAAATAAGCATGGTATTAAGTTACTAATGGcttatggtgattcagaattagccatttcacaagttagaggcaagtTTGCTGCAAcaaatgaaaaattaagaaactaCAGGAATGAAGTTTGGGATCACATTGAATTATTCGATGCTTTCTCCATCAATTTGACTGAAAGATCCAATAATATCTGGGCAGACTTCATGGCTAACTTGGCTATCAAGCACAATGACATTCCTCTGGATGACCttacccaagtagaaatcaagaccagACCGTCAGTGCCTGATAATGTAAAAAGTTGGCAAGTTTTTTATGATGACAGGGATCTACTAAAATTCTTATTTCATGAAGATCAGTATGAGCACCAgcggattgattggaatggacttgtggaggacaagGATGACAAAGCAATTATACTTAGGCAAGAAGTATTGCagctaaaaactaataaaatcccaaaaggattgatagagcttgaaagaatgtttgatgataaagatgtaatgaatttcaggcctaattcaggaggatgtgaGGAAGTTAAAAAGGTAAACTTGGGGAGTGAAATAaacccaagagaagtatatattggaaggaagctcacaccaaaaatcagaacaAAATTGATTAATCTGCTGAGGAAGTATAGGCAtgttttcgcttggtcatatggtgaccttaaagcatacagggaagatttgttccagcatgagatacctttgaagcctaatgcaaaacctttcagacaaaagaaaaggcctataaaccctaccttggctcctaagatgaaggaggagttaatgaaaatgagaaatgcagggattattgagcctataaggcactcgcCATGGTaatcaaatttagtaccagtaagaaagaaaaatggtgatattaggttatgtgtagatttcagaaatctaaatgtttcatctttgaaagataactatgtTTTTCCTAACATGGAAACTCTGTTGCAGAAACTCACAGGGAATgagttgttatctatgatggatggcttctcaggcgataatcaagtcaaagttagggaagcagaaaagttcaaaactactttcactacaccttggggtacctatgtttatgctaggatgccttttggattgacaaatgcaggagctacattccagagagctatggacgtGGCCTTTGAGGGCATGATTGATTGTATCTTAGCAGTGTATCAAGATGATATGACTTCTCACTCTAAAAAGGCATAAAATCATTGTGATGATCTAGGAAAGATTTTTATTAGAGcactagaatatggcatatctttgaatcctaagaaatgtcattttggggttactaaaggaaaattgttaggtcatattgtctcaaaagatggagttagaattgatccagaaaggattgcttctattgataaaattcaaattccaaaagttGTTAAAGAAATCCATTCTTTCTTTGGTCAAATCaactttgtgagaaggtttgtttcaaatttctctaaaatcataaagcctattgataaaatgttgaaaaagggtgctgaaataaaatggactagtgaagctcttgaagcctttgtaaatatcaaaagagccatcaaggaagcccctgttttaaaatcacctgatttctctaaaccctttcaagtattttcatttgcctcattccatactattgttgttgtcatgttacaaaagaatgatgagggtcatgaacagccagtggcattttttagaaaaacattgcaagcatcagaattgaattatgatttgaatgaaaaataggcttatgctcttgtgaaagatGTGAAATCTTTTAGACCCTATTTAGTTGGTGCCATTGttattgcctatgtaccaaatgttgttgttaaggaaattttcAAACAATCAGAAACTACTGGAAGAAGATGCAGATGGACAAACCAGATCCAAGAGTTCAATATTGATCTTCAAatcacaaaattggtaagaggtcaaggtctGGCGAAGTTGATGGCAGAATCCAGTCTTGAAGCAACACAAGTAAATCAGGTAGAGCTGGAggatgtacaaattagcattgaaAGGTGTCCCTGGTATGCAAATATTGTATATCACCTGAAATACATGAAATGTCCGGATAacttaaatgatagtcagaagagaactttaaagcttcaaacatctaggtatgtattacttaatggagacTTATACTGGAAGAATAGAGATGGTGTTCTTTTATtatgtctagatgagtgtcaagcttctgttgttttaaaagatttacatgaaggtgtatgtgggggcCACTTCTCAGCTAAGACCActactcataaaattcttaataccggttattactggcctcaagttttcaaggattgcCATACTTATATCAggaaatgtgaggcttgtcaaaagttttcagggaagcttaagtataatggagcctatcctctcagacccatgcatacagaGGAACCTTTCCAAATGTGGGGTATTGAATTCATAGGTGAGATAGAAAAAAAATCTAGTGGTGGGTATAAATGGATTTGGTGGCCacggattattttactaagtggtttgaagccattcccacaagacagTCTACTAGCAAAattgtgataaagtttcttttggaaaacattttgactagatttggggtacctcgaaagattgttgtagataatgggatgtgtttcataTCAGATGAGTTCTTTGATTTTTGTGAAAATTATGGTatcactttgtcatattcatcaccttattatccccagggaaatggacaagcagaaacCAGCAATAAAAACTTtttgaagattatcaaaaggatgttgggtaaTAATAAGAAGGCTTGGGATTAAAAATTGGTCTTAGCAGTATGGGGTGATAGAGTGACAGTTAAGAAGTCCACGAGATTCACTCCATATGAGCTAGTATATGGAAAAGAAGTGCAATTACCCTTGAACAATTTGCTCCCAGTTTGCAAATTTGTTACAGAGGAATTTTTagaagaagtaaactttatggAAGACAGATTGATGGCGttggctgagttggatgaatgtagaagagGAGCTCAGGAAATAAACCTACAAAGATAGCAAATGGTAAAGGCTTTACATGATAGGAAGGCATGTGACAAGTCTTTTAAAGAAGGGGAATGGGTGTTAAAATAGAATGCCAAAGATCAGGATAAAGGTAACCATGGCAAATTCGATGTGCTCTAGCTAGGACCTTTCATCATTTCAAAAAAAAGTGGAGAAAACTCTTATTACTTGCAGGATATTCATGGTCAGGTGCAGGAGTTCCCGGTTCATGCTCAGTATCTTAAACATTTCTTCTCTTGATGAACAAGgagtatttttgtatcataatagtttaaatttctttttgctttctgttttcaattttcattttttagTCTGCTTTctagagataactaggatcttgctatatccttaaagagaacatacatccccagaaagagccactgttagcacacatttttaagaaaacattttgtgctatatggaggcctttaTTCTTATCATAGGAGCATTTACTGATGGTTTGCAT is part of the Cryptomeria japonica chromosome 10, Sugi_1.0, whole genome shotgun sequence genome and harbors:
- the LOC131859040 gene encoding trihydrophobin-like, with product MTAEEQEAKQWDDLILKMDDMNVDDAKMVRARNNGCGSNQNNGHNKGNNGNYGSGNGGGRNSNNGNNNGNNNGGGKNGNNGNYGNNGGFNRGILNNQSNHHVGRQPLIIERYRQLDFTGIVGYPNQITNDLRLEIPKFSGNGVDSAEQHGNGIEAFLTDVFAASKNL